The Scomber japonicus isolate fScoJap1 chromosome 9, fScoJap1.pri, whole genome shotgun sequence genome includes a region encoding these proteins:
- the ep400 gene encoding E1A-binding protein p400 isoform X1, translated as MHHGSGSQNMQRQLQRSKSVSGSEAEEQQQPTMAVTQQQATVNHPQSPVTTFTSAASPSAPQSPNYQIIMSRSPVTGQNMNITLQNVGQMVTGNQQITLTPVPIQNPASPGFQHTTPQWRFEHAPSSYIQVTSPVPQPMQPQSPTQHSPVPLQGVTRPGAPATALGVCGQSPTRFVEAGMLVRQISLSSPSGSGHFVYQDGTGLAQIAPATPGQVQLASPGAPGSVRERRLSQPHSQTGGTIHHLGPQSPVATGNALPTLGSPGHITTSNLPPQISSIIQGQLARPMIFEKTSQGVVAGVGTTATASFSIPSSIPPSSPSLTSSSQGTPNNPLAPTSMIVGAMKKQAPKKLEEIAPSTPEIALLRKQCLEHHTKKMESLKEVFKEYLIELFFLQHLQGNMMDYLAFKKKPCVPLYTYLRQNDLDIEDEEEEEEQSEVINDEVKVVTGKDGQAVTPVAIATQLPPNVSAAFSTQQQFPGHQGAAAGTIANPGDMDAFKRQQAMVQAGGMPPTPQAVQIAGQKQNQQQYDPSKGPPVQNAASLHTPPPQLPGRLPQGALPMAGLPMALSQQAQLVESTVQPGGQLQMKVQTGGPVLATVNPHTQLQAQLQQQMQPGLHLQLQPQQQQSQAVLQSGQATVALARPGAESNQPAQRLMTNSVSLTSMSPAPLSAPNSVPTPHMTSPLRPLGSNINPSTQSKLTGTNGVSAVKIGGFGQSATMQSTQEGSQDKQVEQAKLESQVHQRISELRKEGQWSASRLPKLVEASRPKSHWDYLLEEMQWMAADFAQERRWKEAAAKKLVRTCARYHQEQKKNEERSKKEKEIHLRHIASTIAREVEFFWSNIEQVVEIKLHFEIYEKRLKALSLQKASAKVLGQSTGEKADKEEVATSSRKRKSSSSLVDNDVLDEESTIEEQEAMEGVADHKAELVDLAKNAEMPLDALMKQYAGAYVDTFEWPQPSPHSDENDMEETEGMDCPVSSPPEAVLIDSLLSVDQYRAADKASTSDSDGNPARDIAEVAAATELILPKGSFRTTSSTRSPAPFLLHGSLREYQQIGVDWLVNLHKKHLNGILADETGLGKTVQTVAYMAHLAGQEGIWGPHLIVVRTCKLLNWEVEFKRWCPGLKILLYLGNKKERRSQRMWWGEANSFHVCVTSYKLLMKDQSHFLRRRWRHLVLDEVQLIKNMTEKHWETVFALKSEQRILLINTPLQNTLKELWTMIHFLMPGITRPYSDFPVKAGTDQNQDYCHKLVIRLHRMIQPFILRRSKRDVEKQLPKKYEHILKCRLSSRQKSLYEDILTQPGAQEALKTGHFVSVLQVLMQLQRVCNHPDLVSPRETSSSYFSSSLQYNIPSLVLGALQNEPSKIANMSIFDLINNENRLTRYQTEEAVPKLKVTQQLIEEIYTGPDPQPRPKPCPIKPMRLFQPVQYGTKPEGRLSAIPSAAGPRPPTSSPATSTTVSTTSQSSQSRGKSPVTTATTTATSHGGDVVKIAQLANIAGSQNRISQPETPVTLQFQGNKFTLSPSQLRQLTTGQPLQLQGTLGNILQIVSAPGQQIIRPQGSMVMQTMPQAVPASNASATPGTPHPALSTAQQAPGVTTNATAAPTKLTTAAQAGSQESSEEKTQQMKQRLSRLFEANERRCSRRVLYGSDLLQACTVSTEPGHSALTAGGWRWVGRESCLRAQRTCVATTSTLQSTLLSVEDRLEAASSLIKRLVCVVPAAVAPPSQLYAANPPVPYSLAQKSLQRRLQEASTPHSADIHHLVSRRLFHFPDMQLMQMDSGKLEALAILLQKLRSESRRVLIFTQMVKMLDILEAFLDYRQLTYVRVDESLTPDERQDNMKRFNRNRQVFCSILTNHCCATVGTVFDADTIIFYDTDLNPSMDARTQEWCDKIGRSKDIHIYRLESGNSIEEKLLKNGTKDLIREVAAQGTDYTLAFLTQRTIQDLFEVEAGSGEKVEEFVVLHQEPSASEAISPRVARPYIQALHSINLDGLPEVDEQQPGEVESKGNESVKDEQESQSQDKEDPAQIEELNAVMEQLTPIERYALHYLEYLHISDEESVLKERLECSKRGWELQQLQKLKEEVEERQVMEGNDDLFTYTREDAYNMEYVFDAEDGHTEIMPIWTPPTPPQDDNDIYIDSVMCLMYDTAPMPESKLPPIYIRKEHKRLKMDPSAAARKKKKGHGETVIPPRSLFEKASMLKVRREGKDQKKNFSLKQQAPFAKPLPSLVKPAMEAGQDNPEWLISEDWALLQAVKQLLELPLNLTIVSPAHTPNWDLVSDVVNSCSRIYRSPKQCRNRYENVIIPREEGKLVYEANPKKKTKSIYKSKNSRPLRTCQIYTQDDNATHIQLYNSRFELMKIVASKRSPPIKPLLGMNPFQKNPKHASVLAESGISYDKPLPPIQVASQRAERIAKEKKALAEQQKAQQLAQQQQAPQAQASPGQAQTPAAGQAQSQVPQAAAVTGAAAVPNAAVLAGAIKNATVGTTIQAATVGGNVIVNTVAGVPPSPFQANKRLASPVIPGTLSPASAAGAQVVHAQQRAVTAAATPAEVVAIATGQGVRAVTPVTTPAVVSTTLSPVQSQTRPLVTQVTQAAGMQLQQGKPLTPAHLQMLRQQQLQQQQQAASPQIKTVGKPQELLKMHKHKLQLQQQQQVAAAVAAAQGQQAAGAQQATQVQPSQAAQANPQLAAVAAPRPGAVLTGTTVANLQVARLTRVPTQGQIQAQAGQTAQVTLTKPPVVSVPAVVSSAGVTTLPVTVAGISVAIGQAQKTGGPVLTQSIPPMQVQQLLQMKKQQQAAAAAQQKAGQTQGQATVQQKIGTQQVTVQAAQLTQQSQQKVTYAATTQLQPGIKTQFFTTSIAQPQKTTGAQQIQVAKLPQIVQQQSTVANIQQIVSSPQQIQAQPQTVALTQATSAPAQVQMISAGTATAQVVQQKILQQQVVTAAASPQIQTPPPHSPAQQTAAPSTADSPAQQPAQAQQPTKGQARQGSIRAKTPAKPSGGGS; from the exons ATGCACCATGGAAGTGGATCACAGAATATGCAACGACAACTCCAGAGATCCAAGTCTGTCAGTGGGTCTGAAgctgaggagcagcagcagcccacTATGGCAGTTACACAGCAGCAAGCTACAGTTAACCACCCTCAATCACCTGTGACCACATTTACTTCTGCCGCCAGCCCTTCAGCCCCCCAGTCACCCAATTATCAGATAATCATGAGTCGCAGCCCAGTCACTGGCCAGAATATGAACATCACTTTACAAAATGTGGGACAGATGGTGACTGGCAACCAGCAGATCACCCTAACCCCAGTCCCTATACAGAACCCAGCATCCCCTGGCTTCCAGCATACTACACCTCAGTGGAGGTTTGAGCATGCTCCATCTTCCTACATCCAAGTCACCTCACCTGTGCCCCAACCCATGCAGCCCCAAAGTCCCACACAGCACAGTCCGGTCCCTCTGCAAGGTGTCACAAGACCAGGAGCCCCTGCGACAGCATTGGGTGTCTGTGGCCAGAGTCCAACACGATTTGTTGAAGCTGGAATGTTAGTGCGGCAAATCAGTTTAAGCAGTCCATCAGGAAGTGGCCATTTTGTTTACCAGGATGGGACAGGCCTGGCCCAGATTGCCCCCGCCACACCTGGTCAGGTACAGCTGGCTTCTCCAGGAGCACCAGGCTCTGTGAGGGAACGGCGGCTGTCTCAGCCTCACTCACAGACTGGAGGCACCATTCACCACCTCGGACCTCAAAGTCCTGTGGCCACCGGGAATGCTCTTCCCACTCTGGGCAGCCCCGGTCACATCACCACTTCCAACCTACCTCCACAGATCAGCAGTATCATTCAAGGACAGCTTGCACGCCCTATGATATTTGAGAAGACGTCACAGGGTGTGGTTGCTGGAGTAGGAACCACAGCCACAGCATCCTTTAGTATACCCTCCTCCATTCCACCGTCTAGTCCATCTCTCACCAGTTCATCACAAGGGACCCCAAATAATCCTCTTGCACCCACCAGCATGATAGTAGGAGCTATGAAAAAACAGGCTCCCAAGAAGTTAGAGGAAATTGCTCCTTCCACTCCAGAGATAGCTCTACTAAGGAAACAGTGCTTGGAGCACCATACCAAGAAGATGGAGAGCCTGAAGGAGGTGTTCAAAGAATATCTGATAGAGCTGTTCTTTCTCCAGCACCTGCAAGGGAACATGATGGACTATCTAGCCTTCAAGAAGAAACCCTGTGTTCCTTTGTACACTTACTTAAGACAGAACGACTTGGACattgaagatgaagaggaagaagaagaacagtccGAGGTCATTAATGATGAG GTAAAGGTTGTCACTGGAAAGGATGGTCAAGCTGTGACACCAGTTGCCATAGCAACACAGCTTCCTCCCAATGTTTCTGCAGCTTTCTCTACCCAGCAGCAGTTTCCG GGACACCAAGGGGCTGCTGCTGGCACCATTGCAAATCCCGGAGACATGGATGCCTTTAAGAGGCAACAGGCTATGGTGCAAGCAG GCGGGATGCCGCCTACTCCCCAAGCGGTCCAGATTGCAGGACAGAAGCAGAACCAGCAACAATACGACCCATCCAAAGGACCTCCAGTTCAGAATGCAGCCAGCCtgcacactcctcctcctcaactgCCTGGCAGATTGCCCCAAGGTGCTCTCCCCATGGCAGGGCTGCCCATGGCACTTTCTCAGCAGGCTCAGTTGGTGGAGAGTACAGTCCAGCCAGGGGGTCAACTCCAGATGAAGGTGCAAACAGGCGGTCCTGTCCTGGCCACAGTAAATCCCCACACACAGCTCCAGGCCCAACTCCAGCAGCAGATGCAGCCAGGTCTTCATCTCCAGTTGCAGCCCCAGCAGCAACAATCCCAGGCCGTTCTACAGTCAGGACAAGCG ACGGTGGCCCTTGCTCGCCCGGGGGCAGAGTCAAACCAGCCAGCCCAGAGGCTCATGACCAACTCGGTATCCTTGACCTCCATGTCTCCTGCTCCCCTCTCTGCTCCCAACTCTGTTCCAACCCCGCACATGACAAGTCCTCTCCGCCCTCTTGGCTCCAACATAAACCCAAGCACTCAGTCCAAACTGACTGGAACCAATGGTGTCTCTGCAGTCAAAATTGGTGGGTTTGGTCAAAGTGCCACCATGCAGTCCACACAGGAGGGTTCTCAAGATAAGCAAGTTGAGCAAGCCAAACTG GAGAGTCAAGTGCATCAACGCATTTCTGAGCTGAGAAAGGAGGGTCAGTGGTCAGCCAGTAGGCTCCCCAAGCTTGTGGAAGCCTCACGCCCAAAGTCTCACTGGGACTACTTGCTGGAGGAGATGCAGTGGATGGCAGCTGACTTTGCccaggagaggaggtggaaagAGGCCGCTGCCAAGAAG CTTGTGCGAACATGTGCCCGTTACCATCAAgagcaaaagaaaaatgaagagaggtcaaagaaagaaaaggaaattcaTCTTCGTCACATTGCCAGCACAATTGCCAGAGAGGTCGAATTCTTTTGGTCCAATATTGAACAG GTTGTGGAAATTAAACTTCATTTTGAAATTTATGAAAAGAGGCTCAAAGCCCTCAGCTTACAAAAAGCCTCAGCCAAAG TACTTGGCCAGTCAACAGGAGAGAAGGCTGACAAAGAG GAAGTGGCTACTTCATCTAGGAAAAGAAAATCAAGTTCATCTTTGGTTGATAATGATG TCCTAGATGAAGAAAGCACCATAGAGGAACAAGAGGCCATGGAAGGGGTAGCGGACCACAAAGCAGAGTTGGTTGACCTTGCCAAAAATG CTGAGATGCCTCTGGATGCTTTGATGAAGCAATATGCTGGCGCCTACGTTGACACCTTTGAGTGGCCTCAGCCTAGTCCTCATAGTGATGAGAATGACATGGAAGAGACTGAAG GGATGGATTGTCCTGTGAGCAGTCCACCTGAGGCAGTGCTGATTGACTCCCTGCTCAGTGTGGACCAGTACCGTGCTGCTGACAAGGCTTCTACCAGTGACTCTGATGGGAACCCTGCCAGAGACATCGCTGAGGTGGCTGCTGCCACAGAGCTCATCCTGCCCAAGGGCAGCTTCAGGACCACTTCttca accCGCAGCCCAGCTCCCTTTCTACTGCATGGCTCACTGCGAGAATATCAGCAAATTGGTGTGGACTGGTTGGTTAATCTACACAAGAAGCACCTCAATGGTATCCTAGCCGATGAGACGGGCCTTGGAAAGACCGTTCAGACTGTGGCTTACATGGCCCATTTAGCTGGCCAAGAGG GTATCTGGGGACCTCATCTTATTGTGGTCAGGACCTGCAAGTTGTTAAATTGGGAAGTGGAGTTCAAGCGCTGGTGTCCTGGCCTCAAGATCCTCCTGTACCTGGGCAATAAAAAGGAGCGCAGATCTCAGAGAATG TGGTGGGGAGAAGCCAACAGCTTCCATGTCTGTGTGACATCCTACAAGCTGTTGATGAAGGACCAGAGCCATTTCCTGAGGCGAAGGTGGAGGCACCTGGTCCTAGACGAAGTGCAgctcatcaaaaacatgactgaaAAACACTGGGAAACAGTCTTTGCTCTTAAAAG TGAGCAGAGGATCCTCCTCATCAACACTCCTCTACAGAACACCCTAAAAGAGCTGTGGACCATGATCCACTTCCTTATGCCAGGAATCACCAGGCCCTACTCTGACTTCCCTGTTAAGGCAGGCACAGACCAGAACCAGGACTACTGCCACAAACTGGTCATCCGGCTACACAGG ATGATCCAGCCTTTCATTCTGAGGCGCTCCAAAAGGGATGTGGAGAAACAACTGCCCAAGAAATATGAGCACATCCTAAAGTGCCGCCTctccagcagacagaagagcCTTTATGAGGATATCCTAACTCAACCAGG AGCCCAGGAGGCGCTGAAGACGGGTCATTTTGTCAGCGTGCTTCAGGTCTTGATGCAGTTACAGCGAGTGTGTAACCACCCTGATCTGGTGTCACCCAGAGAGACAAGCAGCTCctacttctcttcttctctgcaatACAACATCCCATCACTGGTGCTGGGAGCTCTTCAGAATGAGCCAAGCaag ATCGCAAACATGTCCATATTTGATCTAATCAATAATGAGAATAGACTAACTCGGTATCAGACTGAAGAGGCTGTACCAAAACTAAAGGTCACACAGCAGCTCATAGAGGAGATCTACACTGGTCCAGATCCACAGCCACGACCCAAGCCATGCCCGATAAAACCCATGAG ATTGTTCCAACCAGTGCAATATGGGACAAAGCCAGAAGGTCGCCTCAGTGCCATCCCAAGTGCAGCAGGCCCTCGTCCTCCAACAAGCTCTCCTGCTACGAGCACCACTGTTTCCACCACCAGCCAGTCATCCCAGAGCAGGGGCAAGTCCCCCGTCACCACTGCAACTACTACAGCCACCTCTCACG GTGGAGATGTGGTGAAGATTGCTCAGCTGGCCAACATAGCGGGTAGTCAGAATCGTATCTcccagccagaaactcctgtcACTCTGCAATTTCAGGGCAACAAGTTCACTTTGTCGCCCAGCCAGCTTCGCCAGCTGACCACCGGACAGCCCTTGCAGCTCCAAGGTACACTCG GCAACATCCTGCAGATTGTATCAGCTCCAGGGCAGCAGATCATCAGGCCCCAGGGATCCATGGTAATGCAAACAATGCCACAAGCTGTTCCTGCCTCCAACGCCTCAGCTACACCTGGCACACCTCATCCTGCTCTGTCAACAGCCCAACAAG cACCAGGTGTGACAACAAATGCCACAGCAGCCCCCACCAAGCTCACTACTGCAGCTCAAGCTGGTTCACAG GAGTCTTCAGAAGAAAAGACTCAGCAGATGAAGCAGCGTTTGAGCCGCCTCTTTGAAGCAAATGAGCGACGTTGTAGCCGCAGAGTGTTGTATGGGTCAGACCTGCTGCAGGCATGCACTGTGAGCACAGAGCCTGGTCACTCTGCCCTGACTGCTGGAGGCTGGAGGTGGGTGGGTAGAGAGAGCTGCCTCAGGGCCCAGAGAACCTGTGTTGCAACCACGTCTACTCTTCAgtccactctgctctctgttgaGGATCGACTCGAGGCTGCCAGCAGCCTGATCAAGAG GCTCGTATGTGTGGTGCCTGCAGCTGTAGCCCCGCCTTCTCAGCTTTATGCAGCCAATCCCCCAGTTCCCTACAGCCTCGCACAGAAGTCTCTTCAGCGTCGACTTCAGGAGGCCTCCACTCCCCACAGCGCTGACATCCACCACTTAGTGTCCAGACGTCTCTTCCATTTTCCTGACATGCAGCTAATGCAGATGGACTCAG gTAAACTGGAAGCTCTTGCTATCCTGTTGCAGAAGCTTAGGTCAGAGAGCCGCCGTGTCCTCATCTTTACTCAGATGGTGAAAATGTTAGACATCCTGGAGGCCTTCCTAGATTACAGGCAGCTCACTTACGTGCGGGTGGATGAAAGCCTCACTCCTGATGAACGACAG GACAACATGAAGAGGTTCAACAGGAACAGGCAGGTGTTCTGCAGCATCCTGACCAACCACTGCTGCGCAACAGTTGGAACTGTCTTTGATGCAGACACCATCATCTTCTATGACACAGACCTAAATCCCAGCATGGACGCCCGCACTCAGGAGTGGTGTGACAAAATCGGACGCTCCAAAGATATACACATTTACAG GTTGGAGAGTGGTAACTCCATTGAAGAGAAGCTACTGAAGAATGGCACCAAGGACCTAATCAGAGAGGTGGCTGCCCAGGGCACTGACTACACTCTGGCTTTCCTCACACAA CGGACAATCCAGGATCTGTTTGAGGTGGAGGCAGGCTcaggggagaaggtggaggagttTGTGGTTCTTCACCAGGAGCCATCAGCCTCTGAGGCCATCTCTCCCAGAGTGGCCAGACCCTACATCCAGGCCCTCCACAGCATAAACCTGGACGGTCTGCCAGAGGTGGATGAGCAGCAGCCAGGGGAGGTGGAGTCAAAAGGCAACGAGTCAGTAAAGGACGAACAGGAGTCACAGAGCCAGGATAAAGAAGACCCTGCTCAGATAGAGGAGCTGAATGCAGTCATGGAACAG CTCACACCGATTGAAAGGTATGCCCTGCATTACCTGGAGTACCTTCACATCAGTGACGAAGAAAGTGTTCTCAAG GAGAGATTGGAGTGCTCTAAGAGAGGCTGGGAGCTACAGCAGCTGCAGAAGCTGaaagaggaggtagaggagcgGCAGGTCATGGAGGGAAATGACGATCTCTTCACCTACACCAGAGAGGATGCTTATAACATG GAGTATGTATTTGATGCAGAGGACGGCCATACAGAAATCATGCCG ATTTGGACTCCACCCACACCACCACAGGATGACAATGACATTTACATCGACTCTGTAATGTGTCTAATGTATGACACCGCACCAATGCCAGAGTCCAAGCTACCTCCCATCTACATCCGCAAGGAGCACAAGAGACTCAAGATGGATCCCTCAG cagcagccaggaagaagaagaagggccACGGTGAAACGGTCATTCCTCCACGCTCCCTTTTCGAAAAGGCCAGCATGCTGAAAGTTCGCCGCGAGGGAAAGGACCAGAAAAAGAATTTCTCCCTCAAGCAGCAGGCACCGTTTGCCAAGCCCCTGCCCTCGCTGGTTAAACCTGCCATGGAAGCCGGCCAGGACAACCCAGAGTGGCTTATTAGTGAGGACTGGGCTCTGCTTCAG GCTGTAAAACAGCTGCTGGAGCTGCCTCTGAACCTGACAATCGTGTCTCCTGCCCACACTCCTAACTGGGATCTGGTGAGCGATGTGGTGAACTCCTGCAGCCGCATATACCGCTCGCCCAAACAGTGTCGTAACCGGTATGAGAATGTCATCATTCCCAGAGAAGAGGGCAAG TTGGTGTATGAGGCAAACCCCAAGAAGAAAACCAAGAGCATATACAAG TCTAAGAACAGCCGTCCTCTGAGGACATGTCAGATCTACACACAGGATGACAATGCCACTCACATTCAGCTCTACAACAGCCGCTTTGAACTAATGAAGATCGTTGCCAGCAAGAGGAGCCCACCAATAAAACCGCT GCTTGGCATGAACCCATTCCAGAAGAATCCCAAACATGCCTCTGTCTTGGCAGAAAG TGGGATCAGCTACGACAAGCCCCTACCTCCCATTCAGGTGGCATCTCAACGTGCTGAGAGGATTGCCAAGGAGAAAAAG gccCTTGCAGAGCAGCAGAAGGCTCAGCAGTTggcgcagcagcagcaggctccCCAGGCCCAGGCTTCACCCGGCCAGGCCCAGACTCCTGCTGCTGGCCAGGCTCAGTCTCAGGTCCCACAGGCTGCCGCAGTGACCGGAGCTGCTGCTGTGCCTAATGCAGCTGTTCTG gCTGGAGCCATAAAAAATGCCACTGTGGGCACAACCATCCAGGCTG CAACTGTAGGGGGGAATGTGATTGTGAACACAGTAGCTGGAGTTCCTCCAAGTCCCTTCCAGGCCAACAAACGCCTGGCATCTCCAGTCATACCAGGCACCCTGTCT CCTGCTAGTGCCGCTGGAGCTCAGGTGGTCCACGCACAACAAAGGGCAGTTACAGCTGCTGCTACCCCTGCAGAAGTGGTTGCCATAGCTACAGGGCAGGGTGTTCGAGCAGTTACCCCAGTGACAACACCTGCAGTAGTTTCTACCACTCTGAGCCCAGTGCAGTCACAGACCCGCCCACTTGTCACTCAAGTCACACAAG CTGCAGGTATGCAGTTGCAACAAGGAAAGCCCCTCACCCCGGCCCACCTGCAGATGCTCCGGCaacaacagctgcagcagcaacagcaggctGCCTCCCCACAGATCAAAACTGTAGGCAAACCCCAG GAATTGTTAAAGATGCACAAGCATAAGTTgcagcttcagcagcagcagcaggtagctgcagcagtggcagcagccCAGGGTCAACAGGCTGCAGGGGCCCAGCAGGCTACCCAGGTGCAGCCTTCACAGGCTGCTCAAGCCAATCCCCAGCTAGCAGCTGTGGCAGCACCCAGACCTGGAGCTGTGCTGACCGGTACTACGGTGGCCAACTTGCAGGTGGCCAGACTG ACTCGTGTGCCCACTCAGGGCCAGATTCAGGCTCAGGCAGGACAGACGGCCCAAGTGACCCTCACCAAGCCTCCTGTGGTCTCTGTGCCTGCTGTGGTCTCATCTGCTGGTGTCACCACACTGCCAGTCACAGTCGCAGGGATTAGTGTGGCTATTGGCCAGGCCCAGAAAACAG gtGGTCCTGTGCTGACACAGTCCATCCCCCCGATGCAGGTCCAGCAGCTGCTTCAGATGaaaaagcagcagcaagcagcagctgcagcccaGCAGAAAGCAGGGCAGACACAAGGACAAGCCACCGTACAGCAGAAG ATTGGCACTCAGCAGGTAACAGTGCAGGCAGCCCAGCTTACCCAGCAGTCACAGCAAAAGGTGACCTATGCTGCCACCACCCAGCTTCAACCAGGGATCAAGACCCAGTTCTTTACTACATCCATCGCCCAGCCTCAGAAAACCACTGGAGCTCAACAAATCCAG GTGGCTAAGCTTCCACAAATAGTGCAGCAGCAGTCCACTGTGGCCAATATTCAACAAATCGTGTCTTCTCCTCAGCAG ATCCAGGCTCAGCCTCAGACTGTGGCCCTGACCCAGGCCACGTCGGCTCCTGCTCAGGTGCAGATGATTTCCGCCGGCACAGCGACAGCCCAGGTAGTCCAGCAGAAGATCCTCCAGCAGCAGGTGGTGACTGCAGCTGCCTCACCCCAGATCCAGACGCCTCCTCCCCACAGCCCCGCCCAGCAGACGGCAGCGCCCTCCACTGCAGATTCCCCAGCGCAGCAGCCCGCTCAAGCCCAGCAGCCCACCAAGGGCCAAGCTCGACAGGGTAGCATTAGAGCCAAAACTCCCGCCAAGCCCAGCGGGGGCGGCAGCTAG